CACTCATCGTTTTAAACCTACAAAAATTAAGGGGGAAGATGCCAAAAAGTTAttaaatcttttctttttactacCTGTAAGGGTACGAGGGGGACCAAAAGTGGCTTCCTTACTTAGATGTGAACATAGTAGCACCCTACCAGCTAGGAACCGGACATGAGTGGCCTAGATGGAGAGAAGCCTCAAACACTCCTTCAAGTCGAGTTTAAACCACAACTTGGACCCTAGTCCTCCTAGGGAATTCAATGAAACCTTAGAtagctaatactaatagtctaaggTTAATCCATATTCGGATTCGAGCTTAGGATCTAGTACATGTCGTCAAACTACTTAAGCATAACCCAAGAACTATTGATAGGTAATTAAGTCTTCTATAGGCTACATGAACTCATCCTAAAGCCATTATGTATTGCCCTCCATTGGAGACATACATTCAATTGACTTGAAGTTGGTagtgaagtaaaataaaagtttttcatCTTCACAGGTCCAACAATTTTTAATTAGTATCGACGTTTTCATCTATTTTATGCTCCTAAACAATCCTATCCTAGTAGCTAGAAGCTAGTTTTGTTgttaagagcattcacattgatttatgcatatgcatatacaaaAGCACCTCTTTTAGAGATCTACTTTGCCATTCAAGCAAAACTCacacattgacttatgcatatttgaagtaaaataataataaaatattattatttttttattattaattttttgcctactttttttttcttatagagTTTGCAATTAGCACGTATTGGGTTAATACATGTATTGTTTTAATAAATGCAATTAGCACCCAAAGAAATTCCATTAGCACCAAGTACTTGTATTAAGCTTTACTCAGAACCTGTACATGTATTAGCACCCAGTACATGTATTAATACAATTTCATACatccaaatttagcaatttcatatataataaaatacatcaaatttatatacacaaaaaatgaATCCCATGTGCTCATAAATAGCACATATTAACATGTACTCAAAACTTACATGTGACTAATATCAACTTCATAATTCTGTGCTCAAAAAAAGTTTGTAAtgtcaacttaatacaaattccatgtatcaaaatcaacttgatacaagttccaaaaatttgattttgatacaaattcattacaatACAATTTTCTCCAAGATCATTACAATACAAATTTCCAGCAGCAGAAGAGAATGAAAATAGTCTAGAATACACCAAAGCAGCTACCAATGACCTTTGGCTTAAAAATGAGGCCACCAAGGAGTAAAGCAACAACAATATCTAGCAACCACCAACAAATCCTCCAGCAACTCCACCACCAGCAAGCAGCAACAAAAACTTGGCACTAGGTCCTCCAACGGCTCCACCACTAGCAAGTAGCAACAAAAACCAGTAACCACCAACAACTCCTCCAGCGGCTCCACCACTAGCAAGCAGTAAGAAAAAGCAAACCCCACCAACCACAAAATTCACCCAATCAATTGGTACCCACCAACCACCAACAAAATACAGTTCCATATAGAggtacaaaaaattatttatattttatagcaaCCAGCAATACAACAATACCCAAAACATGTCactacagtaaaaaaaaatctaaaaaactgaACAAAACAAAGCATACAACTATGTACGAGATATTGCCTTATTCATTTGTTCCTCAATTATttccatttgaagattatgaaaatactcTTGCTGCACAGAATTCATGGAACCAATATccaatttcataatttctatatcagttttcctcttcttttgagctaatattatatatctttcttCTTGAGACTTAATTTCGATTTCAACCTTTCTCTTCTTAACAGCAAGTAACTCAGAATTGTGATTGTTTAACCTCATTATTGATTCTTTTCTCTCCAACATATGAATCTTTCTATCATGCGTCATTTCTCTTAAGGAGTCACTAAATTCATTATCTTCTCTTTCCCTAGCTTGGAAGCATTCCTTCAACATGGGCCATGGAACCACAAAATTTAttgacatattttttaataattgaccACCTATTAGTCAAAGAGGGTACAGATCATTCTTGACCATTAGGTTTTTTATAGGCGAAGTAATAATCATAAATTCTACTCAACAATTGTATGAAGATTTGGTCAGCCCCCCCCGTATAGAATCTATACTAATATTGAGCCAAGCTAAAATGAGGAGAGTATCTTCCTCAACAATAAGTGCTCTTGACTGCATAAAATTACTGCTACTAGTTACTTcaaaaatttatgttatttccttGATAAGAAAATTGGGACAAAGGGTGAGAAATGATTTCATTGAAGCATAGCATTGTTAGTCACATATTTACCCTTAAAAACATATGAAAACTGTCATTGGTTTCCTCATGAAACTTCCATACATATTTACAAACGCTCTTATTCCAAGGATGGCATATTGACACCCAACAAATACACGAGCACCTAATTATTGTATACTTAATTTATCTATTAAGTCTTATTGAAGCAAGTATCAATAGTTCAATTAATCATCAGTACATACCTGATCAAAACTACCAAGTCCAATTACAACCAAAGCCACATCTGATGCGTCCATTATGTCTTTTcaacatatcatatatatcagtACTATATTGACATAAGCACTTCTCACTCATCGTTTTAAACCTACAAAAATTAAGGGGGAAGATGCCAATAAGTTATTAagtcttttctttttactacCTGTAAGGGTACGAGGGGGACCAGAAGTGGCTTCCTTACCTAGATGTGAACATAGTAGCACCCTACCTGCTAGGAACTGGACATGAGTGGCCTAGATGGAGAGAAGCCTCAGACACTCCTTCAAGTCGAGTTTAAACCACTACTTGGACCCTAGCGCTCCTAGGAAATTCCATGAAACCTTagatagcaaatactaatagtctaaggttaattattattcaaatttgagcTCAAGATCTAGTACATGTCAAACCACTTAAGCGTAACCCAAGAACTATTAAGCCACCACCCTTGGTGGTAGGTAATTAAGTCTTCTATAGGCTATAGGAACTCATCCTAAAGCTAACTATGTATTGCACTCCCTTGGGGACATCTATTCAATTGACTTGAAGCTAGCAGTGATGTAAAATAAGAGTTTTTCATATTCACATTTCTAGCAATTTTTAATTAGTATCGAcgcttttatctattttatgctcCTCAACAATCTTATCCGAGTAGCTAGTAGCTAGTTTTGTTGTTAAGAGCATTCatattggtttatgcatatagatatataaaatcaccTCTTTTAGATATCTAttttgtcattcaagcaaaactctcacattgatttatacatatttgaagtaaaataataataaaatatttggaatagAGATTGTTGGTCGAAATTGTGGTAGACAGAGAAGTCGCGATGGATGGATGCTCGATGCATAAGTAGAAACTCCGCCCAAGGACTCTAGTTGGAGTAGAGATTACTGGGCGGCTTCGTGACCGTTTGTCGTAATTGTGGGAAATGGAGTTACACGTGGCAACACTCTGGTTGGTCAAAATGCTTCAATATTAGAAATCGCGTGGTTATGCTTTGGCAATTAAATCTGCATGATGTTTCGTTGCGTTCCAATAAACTGCACGTCACTCCTAGAATTTGACCCAAATTCGATTTCTTCTTTCTCCCCTCCCCCTCTAACGGTGGCCGTTACCCTCTTTGAGGGCATGCTTTCATCACCGGCCATTGTATCGGATGCCAATCCTCCTTTTGCCACTCTTGTCCCTGCAGAAGCCTGACCATAATCTAATCCGCCGCAATGGTCTCAAGGATAGAAATTTCCAGTGGGTATTACTGGGCTCCTCGGCCTGGGAATGGGGGAACCTTCACCAGCCGCCTATCTAACATTCTCGGTGTACCCCGCGTCGCTAACGACGATCTCATCTCCACTGGCCCCCTCTCTCAACTGGTTTTTCTGTCTAGTCCTTGATCTGTTCGTTGGAGCTCATATTACTTTggattcatattatttttcacacAGGCTAGCTTTAGAAGTGAGCTAATTGTTTCTATTCGATATTTGTGATGATTTAATGTTTGATTTGTGACAAGTAGCTAAGAATCACTCTATTTGAACTATGAGCTGTCAGGCTTGCCATGAATTATTAGTGTTGTTTATGTTTTACTGTTTTTGTGTTAATTAGACTCTGTTTGTTTGGTTCtaaattagttatttttgtaaaactgtTTTTCTCGTTTTCTGGGTTTTGAGAGGGCTGGTCAATTGAAATTGATATGGTGAGCAAAAAGTTCAAGCATTGTTTTAAAGATTGGtttcaaactcaaaaaattttgaaaaccaactcaaaaattttaaaaaccaaCTTATGCCATTGCATGCCGTCTATGTACAACCAAAatctcccctttttttttttttttttatctcttcacTACAGTGTAACTTTTactataaaggaaaaaaaaaaaaagattgatacGCTGtaaattacccaaaaaaaaaaacgtccACAGGAAAATTTTGACCATAATAGCCACCCAAATTTTCTATAAAGagaagttttctttttcctccccaTTGTAGATAGATGAAACCTTTCACTGGTATATGAAGTAGGGGTTTTGtatttcttcctttctcttttatAGTGACTCTgaactgttttatttttatatagtatcaaaaatcaattgattcttctttgaattttcaAGGAAAACTTAAAAAGGTTATTATTTAAGGGTAATGATAGACTTACTACCCTCctactacccatttactactctttttattttttattatatattttttttttttatttaatgattaaagaagtgactattattgaagttgtatatttttttaattttttcttaattattagagttgttaaaaaaatacttaaaagaaaataataaaaaaataaaaataaaaatacttatcGTAAGCTGAATCATGATCTATTCTTGATGGTTTTCCTCTAACAATAAATCAAGCTGTGAGCAATTTCCTCGTGGTCAAGAGAGATTGTTATGCCTTACAATCtattaaatattaagttttattcAAAGAAGTAAAAAGGAATGGATTTTTTAAACTGCGAAGATTATGACCCTGATCATCTTCTTGTATTTCAatcgaaagagaagaaaaaggtgTTGTGGTAGTATGGGACAACAGAATTTTGCTTGCTACTACGAAGCCTAGATGTTTCTATTTTTGCTGCAACTCATCTAATACCAATCAAGGAACATCCCCATGTCAGAGATACCCTTCCAAAACCCAAGGGTTAGTAGGCCTgggtttcaatttctttttccttctaacAATGTTTATTTCCCAGATAATAGTACTCTTAATCTAATTTTCCCAATCGTTAAATACACCAGTCACCAAGGACTACTTTTGTTCTCTTTTGGGCAGATAATATCTTTCTCTAATGTTTTTCTCCAACCCAAATTCGGTGACCAACCAGTATTACATTAATgtcactttctctctctgtctagtagtaagaaaatatcatattctCTCTAATACTCATGCCCTTTATGATATGTGCTCAGATTTGGCTTGATTGTTTGTGTTCTCAGGAAATATTGGAACTGGCTATTGGCATTGACTTGGTTGTCAATCTAAAGCTCCAGGAAGATGTATTGCCTAAGAAATGTCCTCAAAGAAGAATTTGCAGTGAGTTTGGGAAATTTCAATCAAGGGTGGAAATTGGAATCCTGGTATTAGCTGGCTCCACTTATTCCCCAGCCACATTGTATGTTGAATCTCATTCTTGGTCAGATGATACTGAAGCCGTAGTAAAAGAACAGGTAGATATTGtttgattctttttctttgttctttattGAGGCAGCATTTGCAAGACATTTGTCAATGCAAAGAGTTCTGTCTAATCTTGTCCCTTTCATGAGGTTGGTGTCTGTGTCATTCAAATGGTTTTGATGAAAGTAAATTGCATCTctatattgttttcaaatatgcCACCTTTTGAATTTTGTACATATCGTTTTAATCTGATTATATGGTGCCCTGACAATCCTATTATTCTAGCAGAGTCAGCTGTGGAGGACTTTTATCGTAGTCAAGCAAAATTATAGGAGTTTGACCTGCCAAGAGAGTTCCCAGAATCCTGGCCAAAATTGCTGGAAGCTCTCGATCTTAATGACAATGAAGAGAAGCAGTCTGCTGCACCACTGCAACATAAGCTATTTTACTGTACCTTTGAAGGTATTCCATTCTTTGCATGTGTGATGAGAAAGTTAGCCAAGGTTAAGGGGAGGGTTTGGGTGTAGAACATCATTCAGCTTTATGATCGttacagtttttcttttttcccccaaTGAGGACTTTTGATTAATGATTTAATCAAGCTGCACTTTGAAGTGCTTGAATGATGTTCTGTAGTTACCAATATGCATATTCTTTGCTGTTATTggtttcaaataataataaatttcatgacTTTTTTTATAGGAGGTTTCAAATATCTGATTTAAATAGGACAATTTTCTGAAACAGATGTCCCATTTGCTATAGTTTTCTCTTGGGCTTTTTGATATTTCTTCCAAGTCAATCATGTAAGAAGTGAAGAATGAGTTTCCAGTATGTATCAGTGTAGTGTAGAGGTATTAAGAAGTCCTGTGGTTGGATGATTTGATTCTTGCTAATTGGATAGCAAATCCGTGCTTCCTTTGCAGCTGACCGAGCTGGTTGGCTCGAGTATTGCAAGCTGCAGTAAGTTAACACAGCTGCAcacatatatatcatttcttgaCTGCTGCAGTATAGATTGTGCTGTACATTTTTTACCTTCTTGCGTCAAATTGAGATTTTAAGATTATACCTCAAGAATCAAGTTCATAAATAGCTGATTTATCAGTACTTTGATTCTCCAAATCGTATGGTCCTTTTGTGTCATCTTTGTTATCGAATGGCCTATATATGGGAAACATTACAAACAATCCCATTGTGCAACTATTTCTGGGGTAATTTTGAACTAATTTTTGGTTTCGATGCCAGCAATTCACTGTTGAGctctttacttatcaaaaaaatgaaataattatttggactaccagaaaattttataaaatgataactTGGTTGATCGACAAGGCAACTGGATTTGTCACCTTCACAAGTTTTGACTTATTTTGAGGCGGTATTCCTCCAGTTCTTCATCTAGTTGGCGATTATAACTAGTTCTTCACaagacttataaaaaataaaaagttcttcACAAGGGTCTCCATGTCCTAGTCTGCTCCAGCACCTAATGGGTTGAATGAAAATTCTTGGCTTTGTCTGAGGGTTATCCATGGGTGACAAGGGGGTTGTTGTAACACCTGGACCCACtcaagttcaaatttttttattttttttatttcttttcacacgttaactttCCCGGACGTTTTATTTTtccgtctattttctttttcacccgTAAGTCTTCCTCTCATCCACGGCATGCATGGTCTTGCACGtctctagtttatttttttatccacttCATGTACACGCACGACTTAGTTTTTCATTCACACACGTCTCCCTCGTCTCTCTAAGATTTTCGCATCACATATATTTACACACGTTCTTCATTTCTCGACAAAAACCTACTTTAGCCGTTCTCCTTTTCCCCCCTCTTCTCGTTTTCCAACAACCGAAACATAGTTGCTGccctcctcagcctccatctcCTCGGTTTCTCGCACCCCAAGTCGTGCAGCACCTTAACCGCTGGCCAAGCCGTAACACAACACGATTGTATTTTCCGTGATGCCGCTGCCCAGACAACTAGAACGTAAGCCTCAACCACCGCACTGTCATAGCCTACATCCTTGTACGTTCGCAGCTCCACCTCGCCATGCAccacctccacttgaccatcATTGGAGCTCCGCTCCTCTGCCGtacaccactgcaccaccaccttaTTGCCGAGGACAACCACCTACATAGTGAACCGAAAACTCCCCTGTTTTAACCCCCGAAAACAGAGCAACGCTCAGC
This genomic interval from Juglans regia cultivar Chandler chromosome 3, Walnut 2.0, whole genome shotgun sequence contains the following:
- the LOC108997592 gene encoding adenylate kinase-like, which gives rise to MVSRIEISSGYYWAPRPGNGGTFTSRLSNILGVPRVANDDLISTGPLSQLEILELAIGIDLVVNLKLQEDVLPKKCPQRRICSEFGKFQSRVEIGILVLAGSTYSPATLYVESHSWSDDTEAVVKEQQSQLWRTFIVVKQNYRSLTCQESSQNPGQNCWKLSILMTMKRSSLLHHCNISYFTVPLKLTELVGSSIASCSKLTQLHTYISFLDCCSIDCAVHFLPSCVKLRF